Genomic window (Primulina eburnea isolate SZY01 chromosome 8, ASM2296580v1, whole genome shotgun sequence):
TCTCAATTTTGCTGTCATAGATGTGGTTGTATGGTGACCATGAACTGATTATTTTACAAAAACATGCTCTCGAAGAAGTGATTTTCTACTGTTTTTGTGACTGCATTTGGGTTTGTTTCAGATGGTGGAAGGAGGCACAAGACTCTTATTCATCAGATTTAAAAATGGGAATCCCGTATATAGCATCCCCTGCTTCGTCTTATGGCGGCGCAATGAAGATATTGAACAATATATTCTATTCAGATATAGCATTTAACCTTAAGAAAGAGGACCCTTCACTGTTGCGCAGCGGGGAAAATGGTGAAGTTGGGGTATCTGGCAGGGACTATGCTTTGGTCCCTGGCGAAATGTGGCTAGAGACACTTAAATGGTCAGTAAGTTTCCAGAAATACTCCTGGGTTTTTATGTTATTTCCATTGTTTGACTTTCTTAATGCGAATCCAGTTGGGCGTGAGACATGCCTGAATCTGCCGGTTATCGTGATTAAGTTTTGCTGTTTTAAGCTTGTGAAGTGTTTCTACATTAAAAAAGTGCTCTCTTACCTGACATTCTTTGTCTACTGCTGGAGTAAGATCAATAATTTCCATACTAATGCACTTGGAAATTATTGCGGTTTCATTTTTCACGCGAGTTGTGGGTTTATATAGAATAACATTTTCCTTTGTCGGCATGATTCCTTTAAACATTTGGAATAAATGAAGTTACTTTATTTAATTGACTTTTTTTCCTGTCCAGGCATAGTGATTCGAGAACTTCATCAAATAACATCAAAAGCTCATCAGCTGTAGAAGAAGATATGTCGGATATCTATCCTCTACAACTAAGGTTTTCTGTTCAGAGAGAATCCAATGCTTTTTCCGTCAAAATAAGCAAAAAGGTTTATAAACATTTACACGACATACTTGTAAAAACAGTGTGACAAAGATAGTTCACACTAACTGCATATCTAGTTACCATAATTGTAAAAATATTCACTATGAAGGAAATCATATTATTGAGTGATGCTTGCTCGAACTTAAAATGAATCAAGCTTCTATTTGAAGCTATGAACCTGGGTGAATTTTCATTTAGAACCGGTTGCTGGAGTGAGAAAATAGTAATACTAAAAAAATAGAAGAGGACGGGATAGAGGTAAAATAAATGATTTTCTCTATATCTTCTATTTATGCATCATTAACCAtgaccataatctcaaccaaACATTTCAAATATAGCTGCATGATCATGCAACAAGCATGTTGAGGACTCCTAGGAAGTGCAATGCTTATGCTGTTTTAtccttttttttatatataaaatacacaagAGATTATTTCTGGATTGGATTCTGGGATTTAGTATTCTTTTAGTTATGCTTCTGATTTTTTCTTCATGTCGTTTATGTGACACTATTGGTTTCGTAAAACTGTTAACATATTAAACGAGTTTAAAGAATGATTTTTCTATTGCCCTAATGCTGCATTAATTTGTCTAAATTGATGATCACTTAATATTAGCAGCCCACGTGTACATCAATCCATTTCTATCAACTCCCAGAGCtttgaaattaaattttccACCTAATTGTTATTCGTTAGCTTTAAATGTTAAGTTTCCCTTTTGTCTTAATTTCAGGATAATTTGGTTGAGTGCTTCAGAAGAGCCTGCAAGATATTCAATGTAGATACTGATCCTGTAAGtgcattttatttctttttaaattttttgttgacCTCTGTAGCTTTGCTTTTTCTTGGGTTTAAAGGTTGGCTCTATGTGCAGTTATgggtttgggatttttcggggcAGACGACACTGCTTTTCCTTAATGACAAAAATAAGATCTCGAAAGAGTCTCAGAGGCAGACAGACCAGGATGTGAGTAGCGGATCTTGCTTATGTTTGTAATCTGAGATGAAAGAGAATATATTTGTGGAACAATAAATTTGCGTATGATTAGAAAAAATTCGCATTCAACATCATGGAAATAGTTCGCGACTTTTGTAAATGACCAACGTATGTAATCTGAGATGAAAGAGAATATATTTGTGGAACAATAAATTTGCGTATGATTAGAAAAAATTCGCATTCAACATCATGGAAATAGTTCGCGACTTTTGTAAATGACCAGTCCTTTACCCCCCAAAAAAACTAGGAAGAAAGGGAAAATGAATAAGGACATATTGGATACTCTGTAATTGAGTTCCCTCTTGCGTCAGTAACTACTAGGTAGACAATAATTTATGCTGAACTTATTATTGGTGAGAGAGCCTCTGTTTTTTAACCTATGCGCGCACCcttctttttgtttttcttggCAGTGATTGCAAATTTAAAGGTTAATCATACTCTAGCATGCAATTTTATCTTAGGTGATCCTTTTTTGTTGATGGTACCTGTTACATTAAAGGTCTATTGTATCTCTGTCAATTTTGTAGGGGTTGAGTGCACTGGGTTGAGGGAACATCATTGACTTTACATTCAAACTGATGTGGTTTGCTGACAATGCATAGATTTGAAACCGATTTCTTGAATTTCCCATGTTTATCTTGACACTTTACTCATGTTACTTTTTTCATGTTCGTTAACTTCTTTTCCTGTTAATTTATGTAGCTTCTCCTCGAGTTACAAGTTTATGGCTTGTCAGATTCTGTTAGAAATAGAGGAGTTAAAAAAGAAGATTTGACACCGTATACTAATGGTACTTCAATTTTGATGAATGGGAGTGCTATCAATAACAGTTCTAGTTCTGCGCGCCATTCCTCTACTATTTTCGGAAGTTCCTTTGAAGCTGGCTCTTTGGGATTAACTGGATTGCAAAACCTGGGGAATACTTGTTTCATGAACAGTGCTCTTCAGTGTCTAGCGCACACACCAAAACTTGTTGACTACTTTCTTGGCGATTACAGGAGAGAAATAAATTCGGAGAATCCATTGGGCATGAATGTATGTTCTCTTTGTTGTTAGAACTTCATTATATTCAGACTATTGAATAAATTTGTTTCTTTTTCTGAttaatgttttattgttcaAATTGAACACTATTGTCTGTTAGTCAATGAAATTTATAGGAAAATATTCTTACACAGTCGTCCTTTGCATTTTCACTTCTGAGTTTCGGAATCATTTAAGAAGGTGATTCTACATTTGTAATAGTTGTGTGATATAACTTTTTTCGTGTATGTCTTGCTGCAACTGTGCTTTCTTTACATACTTGCATGACTTGTGATAAATAaatctatatttatttaaacaatAATATCATTTCTTTTGAACAGGGTGAGATTGCTTCAGCTTTTGGAGATCTGCTGAAGAAATTGTGGACTCCTGGAGCAACACCAATGGCACCAAGAACATTCAAATTGAAGCTTGCTCATTTCGCTCCTCAGTTTAGTGGTTTTAATCAGCATGATTCTCAAGTTTGTGCTATTCCCCTGTTAAAATTTAAACTTATATTTTTATTCCTGTTGTCTGAACTATCTCAAGCTCGTATTCCATTAAAGTGGAAAGAATATAATATTTTCGCTTCACTTGGTTAATGTAGGAGCTGTTAGCATTTCTTTTGGATGGACTCCATGAAGATTTGAATCGTGTGAAGTGCAAACCCTACGTTGAAGCTAAGGATTCTGATGGCCGACCAGATGAAGAAGTGGCTGATGAATATTGGAAGAATCATCTGGCTCGCAATGATTCAATAATTGTTGATTTGTGCCAAGTATGTGTTTAACTCAGTTGTTTTCTTCCTTTTGCTAGTTTTTTTGGCCATTTCCTTTTCATTTGAAAAATAAGGGAACTATGTGTCTTGGATGCAGAGTATTCATTAATAATCTCTCTTGTTTGTTAAGGAATGATATTACGATCTTGAGCCGAAATTATATGCCTATTCTCTTTGTGGGTCTCAGTAATCATAAATCCAGTTAATTGTCATTAAGGATAATAGCCTAATAGTAAAATCACGCTACATTTTTGGATTCTTTGTCTAACCATGAAAACTATATTTTTCACCATGCTGCTTTTGACTTTCACTTCTTAGAGATAGGCAGAGGAATGTTCTGGTAGCTGATGGTCTTTATGGATGCCTTCTCTAGTCTTGTCTGACTCCCCGCTGATTGATGCCATTTCAGGGTCAATATCGATCAACATTAGTATGCCCAGTTTGCAGAAAGGTGTCTGTTACTTTTGACCCATTCATGTATTTGTCATTACCACTGCCATCATCCACAACTCGGACAATGACATTGACGATTGTAAAAACTGATGGCAGTACTCAGCCATCCTCATTTACTGTTTCTGTACCGAAAAATGGAAAGCTTGAAGATTTAATTCAGGCTTTAAGTGCAGCATGTTCGTTGGGGGTCGACGAGACGCTTTTGGTTGCCGAGGTAACAACAGTTATCACactatgttatatttattttggcgattttattattattctcCTTTTTATACTTCTCATATTTCAAGCTCTAAGACCAATAAacttttatacagatatatAACAACCGTATAATACGATTTCTAGAGGAGCCGACTGATTCATTATCTTTAATTAGAGATGGTGATCAACTAATAGCATATAGGCTGCCAAAGGATGCTAAGGAAGCTCCTCTGATTGTCTTTATGCACCAGAAAATAGAAGAGTAAGTCCAAACTGCATTCTTCTTTGTAACATATTTTGTCATGTATAGTATATTACATGCTTCCGCAAAAGGTTTGTGCTCGATTTAGTGGAATCAACAAGACAATAGTTCTGATTCAGCCATTAATCACCATCTTCTGCTGGTAACTAGCTAATATTTGTATCATTTCGTGATTTCTATAATAATGACTTGCTTAACATGGAGAGCATTTGTTATTTCATCAATTGATGAATAAAAATAGGTCATAAGTTAACTTTAACATAATAAATTTGCAAGTGCCATACTGAGATTTAGGTGGAACCATACCTATTTATTCCACATTGAAGAAATGCATAAGGTCATAAGCAGGTTGAGCTTGAAAAATTGTACGCAGATTATAATTAGGTGGGCAAGGACAACAAAACATTGTTTAACAGAGATGACTTGGGGTTTTTGGGTTTACAGTGGTGGTTCAACAGAGTGTAAACAGTGGATGGGATATCTGCTTGAAATGGCATTAGCCAGGAAATCTTGTTACATGTATTCCTTTTCCCAGTCATTTTTGTTAAGATGATTGATAACAAGCACATAAGATTCAAATtgcaatattaattttttttaaaatttattgttGGTTTACTTCTACGCCTCATGCCTTCATTAAAACTCTGAGCACTCAACAGAAACTGAGAAAGTGAATGAATACTCTCGTTGGTGGCTTTAATTGTCAGGGCATCCTCTCATTTTGAAGTGTAGCAGATAATAATACTAATACACATGTCTGTGCAAGTTGCATTTATATGTACAGTTGGATATGCCTGTATTTTTGGTTTGCCAATTTATGGCCATCTATTGGCAAAGAcgagtttttattttttaacttcTGGATAGATGGTGCAAATGAGTTTTTAATTATTCATGTTCTAATTTTTGTTGTTGCTCAGGATTTGAACATTCAAGGAATCTAATTGTATAGTTAGCTGAGTCCACCTGGCCTTTTggttttctaaatttttttggtAGTCAGAAATTCATCTGGACATTGCACATCAATGTCTTGATGAACCTTACCTTTACCAGTTATATATGATGTCATACATGGAGATTATTGTCATTGTTAGTTTTGACCTGGTTGCATAATCCCTTGCAATGAATGTGTTTTGTGGATTTTCTTATACTTTTACTTGGTACAGTTGTTTGCCATGGAGAAACAGTTGCTTCTGCGATATTTCTCGTCTGACTGTACTTTGGTTTTTAAATTTAAGctgtttaattaatatttattgcAGGAAATTTGTTTTCGGGAAACTGTCCTCAAGTTGGAAGGCATTTGGATTCCCTCTTGTAGTACGCCAAACCATCACCACTGGTTCTGAAATCTTCGAAGTGTATACGAAgttaattgctccattcttggTCCCTGATGACGAATCTATTGATAATTGTGGCAGCACAGATAATAATGCGGCTGAGGTGGAAGTGGAGGATAATAAAAATCCTAGACTAACTGAACTTTCTGGGACAACTAGTACAGAAGAGCCTGATTCTACGCGTGGCACCAAGTTTCAGTTTTATATAACAGATGAAAAGGGAATAGAAAGAGACTCAGATATTACAATGGAAGAGCCGGTGAATCTGAAGACCATTCCCACACGTTTGAATGTGCTTGCATGTTGGTCAGAGTCAATGCTGAAGCATTACAGTGTTCAGCCTCTTAGCTTGTTGCCTGAAGTTTTCAAGTCTGGTTTCTTTACAAAAAAACCACAAGAGTCTATCTCTCTGTTTAAATGCCTAGAAGCATTTCTCAAGGAGGAGCCTCTAGGACCTGAAGATATGTGGTCAGTGAGCTATTCTGGTTTCCTTTTTTTATCCATCACTTTGCTCCATAGATTTTATTGTGTGGCATATCTTGTTAATAAGGTGAATACGAAGAATCTTATCATACTTAGGACACATCGTTCTGCAAATTCTTCCCTGCTGGTATTAGTTCTCATTGCAACTCTTAGCTGGTAGTGGCGCTGTATGTTAGCTACCTCGAAGAAGCGGATATAAAGAAACTAGAGATATGTTGTCATATCTGGTGGATTTTTGCAAAGATCCATAAATAAAATACTTCACGACCTGCTTAAGGTAGATCATTTAGTGTGACATAAGTTGATCTTTCTTGTCCAAATTAATTTATATGTGACATTCTGGCATCCATTTATTTTCTTCTCTGTAATCTTTTCCAGCTTAGTAAGCAATTTTTGTTTTTACTTATTATTCACTCATTATTTTTCTAATCTGTCATTTGCCCTTTTAGGTACTGCCCAGTGTGTAAAAAACATTGTCAAGCTAGTAAGAAATTGGATCTCTGGAGACTGCCAGAAATTTTGGTGATTCATTTGAAAAGATTCTCCTACAGCCGGTATCTGAAGAACAAATTGGAAACCTTTGTAGATTTCCCCATCCATGACCTTGATATGTCTGCTTATATAGATCAGAAGGGTGAACGATCTTCAAACCGATATATTCTCTATGCTATTAGCAATCATTATGGAAGTATGGGAGGCGGTCACTACACGGCGTTTGTCCACGTAAGTGTACCTTCATTCTCTAACTTattgatttttgttttctttttgcAGTTCATCTCTTCTCTTTTAAGACTATAATGCGCTAAGAAgatttgttgagtttgtgatgCCATCTTAGAAATACATCGTTTTTGAGTGGTTTGTAGAGTgtagttttaaattttaaaatatagttaTTTGGGTTTGAATATAATACGGTAGTACtatttagagtcatgaaattaAAGGTAATGATCTTGTTGGGAGTTGTAAGATGAGGAAAAGTATATTCTGGGTGAAAAAAGGTAACTTTTAGCACTTATCACATGTCATCATGTTGTGGCAGTGCCTATTTGCTAGTTTCATCTATTTTTCTGAACCTGTTCTAACCAACCATTCGGTAATATCAGCATGGTGGTGATCGGTGGTACGACTTTGACGATAGCCATCTGTCTCCCATCTCTGAGGACAAGATCAAGACTTCGGctgcttatgtgttattttACAGAAGGGTCGACGAAGATATATCTAACTTGAGAAGACTGTGACTTACTGACTTGAAGTGGGGTCTCACCTAACCTATAGGCATCCATGGTGTTATTCTTTTGTTCTTGAATCACATTCATATTTGTTATATTCGGTAATGTTTGTCAAGATTGCAAAATGGAAGTTAGTGTAGGGAGAAATAGGTCCCCGAGGACATCATATAATAGTGAAACAAACACTTGGGGGAATAGGATCATATTAAGGCTTATATTTATATGTTGCAAGTGCGTTCAATC
Coding sequences:
- the LOC140840034 gene encoding ubiquitin carboxyl-terminal hydrolase 8-like isoform X1; amino-acid sequence: MHMDTKETENGDNNNGPAAVSFDSLNIEPHLQQEGEPLSFDQDQRVYLVPFRWWKEAQDSYSSDLKMGIPYIASPASSYGGAMKILNNIFYSDIAFNLKKEDPSLLRSGENGEVGVSGRDYALVPGEMWLETLKWHSDSRTSSNNIKSSSAVEEDMSDIYPLQLRFSVQRESNAFSVKISKKDNLVECFRRACKIFNVDTDPLWVWDFSGQTTLLFLNDKNKISKESQRQTDQDLLLELQVYGLSDSVRNRGVKKEDLTPYTNGTSILMNGSAINNSSSSARHSSTIFGSSFEAGSLGLTGLQNLGNTCFMNSALQCLAHTPKLVDYFLGDYRREINSENPLGMNGEIASAFGDLLKKLWTPGATPMAPRTFKLKLAHFAPQFSGFNQHDSQELLAFLLDGLHEDLNRVKCKPYVEAKDSDGRPDEEVADEYWKNHLARNDSIIVDLCQGQYRSTLVCPVCRKVSVTFDPFMYLSLPLPSSTTRTMTLTIVKTDGSTQPSSFTVSVPKNGKLEDLIQALSAACSLGVDETLLVAEIYNNRIIRFLEEPTDSLSLIRDGDQLIAYRLPKDAKEAPLIVFMHQKIEEKFVFGKLSSSWKAFGFPLVVRQTITTGSEIFEVYTKLIAPFLVPDDESIDNCGSTDNNAAEVEVEDNKNPRLTELSGTTSTEEPDSTRGTKFQFYITDEKGIERDSDITMEEPVNLKTIPTRLNVLACWSESMLKHYSVQPLSLLPEVFKSGFFTKKPQESISLFKCLEAFLKEEPLGPEDMWYCPVCKKHCQASKKLDLWRLPEILVIHLKRFSYSRYLKNKLETFVDFPIHDLDMSAYIDQKGERSSNRYILYAISNHYGSMGGGHYTAFVHHGGDRWYDFDDSHLSPISEDKIKTSAAYVLFYRRVDEDISNLRRL
- the LOC140840034 gene encoding ubiquitin carboxyl-terminal hydrolase 8-like isoform X2, with the translated sequence MHMDTKETENGDNNNGPAAVSFDSLNIEPHLQQEGEPLSFDQDQRVYLVPFRWWKEAQDSYSSDLKMGIPYIASPASSYGGAMKILNNIFYSDIAFNLKKEDPSLLRSGENGEVGVSGRDYALVPGEMWLETLKWHSDSRTSSNNIKSSSAVEEDMSDIYPLQLRFSVQRESNAFSVKISKKDNLVECFRRACKIFNVDTDPLWVWDFSGQTTLLFLNDKNKISKESQRQTDQDLLLELQVYGLSDSVRNRGVKKEDLTPYTNGTSILMNGSAINNSSSSARHSSTIFGSSFEAGSLGLTGLQNLGNTCFMNSALQCLAHTPKLVDYFLGDYRREINSENPLGMNGEIASAFGDLLKKLWTPGATPMAPRTFKLKLAHFAPQFSGFNQHDSQELLAFLLDGLHEDLNRVKCKPYVEAKDSDGRPDEEVADEYWKNHLARNDSIIVDLCQGQYRSTLVCPVCRKVSVTFDPFMYLSLPLPSSTTRTMTLTIVKTDGSTQPSSFTVSVPKNGKLEDLIQALSAACSLGVDETLLVAEIYNNRIIRFLEEPTDSLSLIRDGDQLIAYRLPKDAKEAPLIVFMHQKIEEKFVFGKLSSSWKAFGFPLVVRQTITTGSEIFEVYTKLIAPFLVPDDESIDNCGSTDNNAAEVEVEDNKNPRLTELSGTTSTEEPDSTRGTKFQFYITDEKGIERDSDITMEEPVNLKTIPTRLNVLACWSESMLKHYSVQPLSLLPEVFKSGFFTKKPQESISLFKCLEAFLKEEPLGPEDMW
- the LOC140840034 gene encoding ubiquitin carboxyl-terminal hydrolase 8-like isoform X3; this encodes MSDIYPLQLRFSVQRESNAFSVKISKKDNLVECFRRACKIFNVDTDPLWVWDFSGQTTLLFLNDKNKISKESQRQTDQDLLLELQVYGLSDSVRNRGVKKEDLTPYTNGTSILMNGSAINNSSSSARHSSTIFGSSFEAGSLGLTGLQNLGNTCFMNSALQCLAHTPKLVDYFLGDYRREINSENPLGMNGEIASAFGDLLKKLWTPGATPMAPRTFKLKLAHFAPQFSGFNQHDSQELLAFLLDGLHEDLNRVKCKPYVEAKDSDGRPDEEVADEYWKNHLARNDSIIVDLCQGQYRSTLVCPVCRKVSVTFDPFMYLSLPLPSSTTRTMTLTIVKTDGSTQPSSFTVSVPKNGKLEDLIQALSAACSLGVDETLLVAEIYNNRIIRFLEEPTDSLSLIRDGDQLIAYRLPKDAKEAPLIVFMHQKIEEKFVFGKLSSSWKAFGFPLVVRQTITTGSEIFEVYTKLIAPFLVPDDESIDNCGSTDNNAAEVEVEDNKNPRLTELSGTTSTEEPDSTRGTKFQFYITDEKGIERDSDITMEEPVNLKTIPTRLNVLACWSESMLKHYSVQPLSLLPEVFKSGFFTKKPQESISLFKCLEAFLKEEPLGPEDMWYCPVCKKHCQASKKLDLWRLPEILVIHLKRFSYSRYLKNKLETFVDFPIHDLDMSAYIDQKGERSSNRYILYAISNHYGSMGGGHYTAFVHHGGDRWYDFDDSHLSPISEDKIKTSAAYVLFYRRVDEDISNLRRL